Genomic DNA from Fibrobacter sp. UWP2:
CGAGAACTTTCCGGTGCCGGGGTCCACCTCCAAAAGGCGGTGCAGCGTGCGCGCGGTAATGCCGCAGAGGTCGCCCATGCGCTTGGCGGCGCGTCCGGTGGGGGCGGCGAGGAACACGCTCTCGTCCATCTTTTGCGCGAGGTGCAAAATGCACTTGAGAATCGTCGTCTTGCCGGTACCCGGGCCGCCGGTGATAACGGAGATGCGGCTTTTGAGCGCCATTTGGATGGCGTTTCTTTGGATGGGGTCGAGGGTGATGTGATTCTCCCGTTCCCAGTTTCCCAGCTCTTTTTCAAAACCTTCGGTGGGGAGGGCGCTTGAACCGAGGCGCCTCAAAATGTTGTCGGCAATGTCTTGCTCGGCGCGGAACATCGCCGGCGAAAAGCAGTCGTCGTTGACGCGCTTGATGCGTCCCTGCCTGCAGACCTGTTCGAACTGCTCCAAAAGGCTGTTGAGGGTGTCCTCGTCCTCGGGCAAAATGCGCAGGTTGCGGATGGTCTTTTCGAGGAGCGTGTTCTTGGGCAGGTAAGTGTGGCCCTCGTTAAAGCTCGCTTGCTGCAGCACGTACAAAAGCGCCGCCTGCAGGCGGAGCGGGCTGTCTTTGGGGATGCCGACCTTGGCCGCGATCTCGTCGGCGAGCAAAAAACCGATGCCCCACACCTCTTCGCAGAGCAGGTAGGGGTTCTCTGTGACCGTCGCGATGGTCTCTTGCCCAAAGCGTTGCCACAGGCGCTTGGCGACGCTCCCCGTGATGTTGTGGCTGTACAAAAAGAGCATGGTTTCGCGGCTGTGGCGGTTCTCTTGCCAGCTCGCCAGGAACGCCTCTGCCTTTTTGGCGGTGATGCCCTTGATTTTTGCCTTGCGGAAAATTTCGGGATGGTTGTCGAGAATGTCGGTGGTATTTTCGCCGAGGGCGTTGACGATGTTCTCTGCCGTCTTTTTGCCAATCCCCTTGAAAAATCCGCTGGCCAGGTACTCGACGATGTTGTCTTGCGCGGGGGGTGCGACCTCGAACGCGCTACACTTGAACTGCTTGCCGTACTTGGGGTGCGTGCCCCACTCGCCCTGCATTTTCAGCTTTTCGCCGCTCCGTAAATCGGGAAAAGTCCCCGTCACCACGACGGGGGCTTTCAATCCATCTACGGTCACGCGAAAAACGGAGAAGCCGTTCTCGGGACTATGGAAGGTGACATTCTTGATGACTCCTTCGAGCTCCATTCCTTATTTGTCGGTCGCCTTCGGGTTGAACTTGTTCTTTTTGTCGAGGGACTCGTCCCACTTGTCGGCATCAAAGTTCTCCCTTGTCGAGAGTGTTTTGCCGCGTTTGCAAAGGAGCGTCACAAG
This window encodes:
- a CDS encoding ATP-dependent RecD-like DNA helicase; this translates as MELEGVIKNVTFHSPENGFSVFRVTVDGLKAPVVVTGTFPDLRSGEKLKMQGEWGTHPKYGKQFKCSAFEVAPPAQDNIVEYLASGFFKGIGKKTAENIVNALGENTTDILDNHPEIFRKAKIKGITAKKAEAFLASWQENRHSRETMLFLYSHNITGSVAKRLWQRFGQETIATVTENPYLLCEEVWGIGFLLADEIAAKVGIPKDSPLRLQAALLYVLQQASFNEGHTYLPKNTLLEKTIRNLRILPEDEDTLNSLLEQFEQVCRQGRIKRVNDDCFSPAMFRAEQDIADNILRRLGSSALPTEGFEKELGNWERENHITLDPIQRNAIQMALKSRISVITGGPGTGKTTILKCILHLAQKMDESVFLAAPTGRAAKRMGDLCGITARTLHRLLEVDPGTGKFSRNADNQLPCDLLIVDEFSMVDTWLCAALLAATPYRTRIVLVGDADQLPSVGPGNVLNDLIRCPQMPTTRLQHIFRLSGGNDIADKAAKINQGIAPSPIDGPNFHFMPYDEPEQAKEILRGLLATGIRSKIQIDPKADLQILTPMRKGPLGTFELNHYLQELLNPGKARHKLRGIPWSDGDRVMQVRNNYEKNVFNGDVGIIFKVAKDSEKITVFYDDKTVEYEGDEVDELTLAYASTIHKSQGSEYPAVVVILDASHYVMLQRNLVYTAVTRAKGHVWVLSAPGAFGQAVRNSRNARRFTRLYERLV